A portion of the Polaribacter cellanae genome contains these proteins:
- a CDS encoding alpha/beta hydrolase-fold protein translates to MMIKKSLSLIFLLFSICVFSQKIIKKTIVSDFVDSKRTIRIYLPEGYDETKEKNYPLAIVLDAEYLFDTYVGNAVLFASKDKAPKQIVVGIEMEKTRKIDTYFNLNSEKLTTNNEKFYQFIKNEVIFDIESNYKTSPFISIIGEGTSANLITNFLRENKPFINSYICINPTFSDFIENQLQSFSLERYQNEDNTFYFYTNNSNSFSDAKQLKIREVQNALTGLEIKNFNVINDNINTASSVSAISEAIPRALNKTFEIYSAISKEEFDTKVKDLSPIDAIAYLENKYLEIEYLFGSNLGIRERDIYAVEKIVIEKENGDQLLNFGKMILKLFPTSPLGDYYLGRYYEKGNDIRKALKYYKIGYGKMDPSDPNADAFYENILRIGGR, encoded by the coding sequence ATGATGATTAAGAAATCGCTTTCATTAATATTTTTACTTTTTTCCATTTGTGTTTTTTCACAAAAAATTATCAAAAAAACAATTGTATCGGATTTTGTAGATTCGAAAAGAACCATAAGAATATACTTGCCTGAAGGTTATGACGAAACGAAGGAAAAAAATTATCCTCTGGCCATTGTTTTAGATGCAGAATATTTATTTGATACTTATGTAGGAAACGCTGTTTTATTTGCTTCAAAAGATAAAGCTCCTAAACAAATTGTTGTGGGAATTGAAATGGAAAAAACTCGAAAGATTGATACTTACTTCAATTTAAACAGTGAAAAATTAACGACAAATAATGAAAAATTTTATCAATTTATAAAAAATGAGGTCATTTTTGATATTGAAAGTAATTATAAAACCTCTCCTTTTATTTCTATTATTGGAGAAGGAACTTCTGCTAATTTAATTACAAATTTCTTAAGGGAAAATAAGCCTTTTATAAATTCTTACATTTGTATTAATCCTACTTTTTCTGACTTTATTGAGAACCAACTGCAATCTTTTAGCTTAGAAAGATATCAAAATGAAGATAACACCTTCTATTTTTACACAAATAACTCCAACTCTTTTTCCGACGCTAAACAATTAAAAATAAGAGAAGTACAAAACGCTTTAACAGGTTTAGAAATTAAAAACTTTAATGTAATAAACGACAACATAAATACTGCCAGCAGTGTTTCTGCAATTTCTGAAGCAATTCCTAGAGCTTTAAATAAAACTTTCGAAATTTATTCTGCCATCTCCAAAGAGGAGTTTGACACAAAAGTAAAAGACCTCTCTCCTATTGATGCAATCGCCTATTTAGAAAACAAATACTTGGAAATCGAATACCTCTTTGGAAGTAACTTAGGTATTAGAGAAAGAGATATTTATGCTGTTGAAAAAATAGTTATTGAAAAAGAAAATGGAGATCAACTATTAAATTTTGGTAAAATGATTCTAAAATTATTTCCTACTTCACCTTTAGGAGATTATTATTTAGGTAGATATTACGAAAAAGGAAACGATATTAGAAAAGCTTTAAAATATTATAAAATTGGGTATGGAAAGATGGATCCTTCCGATCCTAATGCAGATGCTT
- the rpmG gene encoding 50S ribosomal protein L33 — translation MAKKGNRVQVILECTEHKATGKPGTSRYITTKNKKNSPDRMEIKKFNPILNKMTVHKEIK, via the coding sequence ATGGCAAAAAAAGGTAACAGAGTTCAAGTAATTTTAGAATGTACAGAGCACAAAGCAACTGGAAAACCAGGTACTTCTAGATACATTACAACTAAGAACAAAAAGAACAGTCCAGATAGAATGGAGATTAAAAAATTTAATCCTATCTTAAATAAAATGACAGTTCACAAAGAAATTAAGTAA
- a CDS encoding DUF4295 domain-containing protein, which translates to MAKKSVASLQTGSKRLSKAIKMVKSPKTGAYMFVEAIMDPASVNDFLAKK; encoded by the coding sequence ATGGCAAAGAAATCAGTAGCATCGTTACAAACAGGATCAAAAAGATTAAGTAAAGCTATAAAGATGGTAAAATCTCCAAAAACAGGAGCTTACATGTTTGTAGAAGCAATTATGGATCCTGCATCAGTAAACGACTTTTTAGCTAAAAAGTAA
- a CDS encoding fumarylacetoacetate hydrolase family protein, protein MKIICIGRNYAKHIEELANEKPAHPVVFLKPDSAILPRKNPFFIPPFSNDVHYEVEVLVKINKVGKHIDAKFAHKYYDEIGLGIDFTARDIQQQCKEKGLPWEKAKAFDGSAIVGEFYPKENFDLENLKFQLYKNNELVQDGNTKEMLWKTNELIAYVSQYFTLKKGDIIFTGTPAGVGKVNENDVLKGILAGEEAFRITVK, encoded by the coding sequence ATGAAAATAATTTGTATTGGGCGCAATTACGCAAAGCATATCGAAGAATTGGCAAATGAAAAACCAGCACATCCTGTTGTGTTTTTAAAGCCAGATTCTGCTATTTTACCGAGGAAAAATCCGTTTTTTATTCCACCTTTTTCAAATGATGTCCATTATGAAGTAGAGGTTTTGGTAAAAATTAATAAAGTAGGCAAACATATAGATGCCAAGTTTGCGCATAAATATTATGACGAAATTGGTTTAGGAATCGATTTTACAGCAAGAGATATACAACAACAATGCAAAGAAAAAGGCCTGCCTTGGGAAAAAGCAAAAGCCTTTGACGGAAGTGCAATTGTGGGGGAGTTTTATCCGAAAGAAAATTTCGATTTAGAAAACTTGAAATTTCAATTATATAAGAATAATGAACTTGTACAAGATGGAAACACAAAGGAAATGCTATGGAAAACAAATGAGTTAATTGCTTATGTTTCGCAATATTTTACTTTAAAAAAAGGAGATATTATTTTTACAGGAACACCAGCAGGAGTTGGTAAAGTAAATGAAAATGATGTTTTAAAAGGAATTTTGGCAGGTGAGGAAGCATTTCGCATTACAGTCAAGTAA
- a CDS encoding amidase family protein, with product MKKLLLLTTLITFVVSCQQKKEVVLKDAFKKYDETKALAQSQENKSERMKFKLIQSKYLDMNVVFKPFQKELATFSEENYEALKPLILEQNIPQLQKNVKEGKLSYEKLTLFYLYRIRKFESDSTLSLNSIIALNPNVLKEAREKDKNKVDVSELSIYGMPILLKDNINTKDMKTTAGAIALADNKTSEDAFIVQKLRENGAIILGKANLSEWAYFFCDGCPLGYSAIGGQTLNPYGRGKFETGGSSAGSGVTVAANYAVAAVGTETAGSITSPSSQNSVVGLKPTIGVLSRTGIVPISSTLDTPGPMTKSVVDNAIFMNALRGFDKSDAASKKIEEDYIQNGFRNKFENRKIGVIKQLLSDSIYNSTIEKLKKVGVEIVEITPPEISFDGFVTLLNIDMKHDLPKYLKNNASKNIEVKNVNDIINFNKKDSVLRAPYGQQLFEGIVNDKTMSLEFKKIKKNLNLEGQKYLQALNKEKLDAILSINNYHSGIAAVAKYPTLTVPMGYKESGEPVSLTFIGLPFSERNLLEIGYAFEQLTKVRKMPKNYQ from the coding sequence ATGAAAAAATTACTACTACTTACCACATTAATAACTTTCGTTGTTAGTTGTCAGCAAAAAAAAGAAGTTGTTCTTAAAGATGCTTTCAAAAAATATGACGAAACAAAAGCTTTAGCACAATCGCAAGAAAACAAAAGTGAACGAATGAAGTTTAAACTAATTCAATCTAAATATTTAGATATGAATGTTGTTTTTAAACCATTTCAAAAAGAATTGGCTACTTTTTCTGAAGAAAACTACGAAGCACTAAAACCGCTAATTTTAGAACAAAACATTCCTCAACTTCAAAAAAATGTAAAAGAAGGAAAACTATCTTACGAAAAGCTTACACTTTTTTATCTTTACAGAATTCGAAAATTCGAAAGTGATTCAACATTATCGTTAAATAGTATTATTGCTTTAAACCCAAATGTTTTAAAGGAAGCTAGAGAAAAGGATAAAAATAAAGTTGATGTTTCAGAATTATCAATCTATGGAATGCCAATTTTATTAAAAGATAATATCAACACAAAAGATATGAAAACAACTGCAGGAGCAATTGCTTTGGCAGATAATAAAACTTCGGAAGATGCTTTTATCGTTCAGAAATTAAGAGAAAATGGTGCAATTATATTGGGCAAAGCCAATTTAAGTGAATGGGCGTATTTTTTCTGTGATGGTTGTCCTTTAGGATATTCAGCAATTGGTGGACAAACCTTAAACCCTTATGGAAGAGGAAAATTTGAAACAGGAGGAAGTTCTGCAGGAAGTGGAGTAACAGTCGCAGCAAATTATGCAGTTGCAGCAGTAGGTACAGAAACTGCTGGCTCTATAACTTCGCCTTCAAGTCAGAATTCTGTAGTAGGTTTAAAGCCAACCATTGGTGTTTTAAGTAGAACAGGAATTGTTCCAATTTCTTCAACATTAGATACACCTGGGCCTATGACAAAAAGTGTTGTTGATAATGCCATTTTTATGAATGCTTTAAGAGGTTTTGATAAAAGTGATGCTGCTTCAAAAAAAATAGAAGAAGATTACATTCAAAACGGATTTAGAAATAAGTTTGAAAACAGAAAAATTGGAGTAATAAAACAATTATTATCCGATTCTATTTACAATTCAACAATCGAAAAACTAAAAAAAGTAGGTGTTGAAATTGTCGAGATTACACCTCCAGAAATCTCTTTTGATGGTTTTGTTACGTTGTTAAATATCGATATGAAGCACGATTTACCAAAATATCTAAAAAACAATGCCAGCAAAAATATAGAAGTAAAGAATGTAAATGATATTATAAACTTCAATAAAAAAGATTCTGTTTTAAGAGCTCCTTATGGACAACAATTATTTGAAGGAATTGTAAATGATAAAACAATGTCATTAGAATTTAAAAAAATAAAGAAAAACTTAAATTTGGAAGGACAAAAATATTTACAAGCTTTAAATAAGGAGAAATTAGATGCCATTTTATCGATAAATAACTATCATTCAGGCATTGCAGCCGTTGCAAAATACCCAACATTAACAGTTCCTATGGGATATAAAGAATCTGGAGAACCTGTAAGTTTAACTTTTATTGGTTTGCCTTTTTCCGAAAGAAATTTATTAGAAATTGGGTATGCTTTTGAGCAATTAACGAAAGTTAGAAAAATGCCTAAAAACTATCAATAG
- a CDS encoding competence/damage-inducible protein A — protein sequence MKAEIITIGDEILIGQIVDTNSQWIGQQLNKIGVSVYQITSIQDEEQHILNAFKEAQERADIVIITGGLGPTKDDITKKTIAKFFNDDKIVEYPEVITHIKGLFKKINHPFKEIQRTQAQLPSKAILLKNNFGTAPGMWFFENKTVFVSLPGVPYEMKGLITNEVLPRIQKQFKLPFILHKTIMTYGQGESTIAERIEDFENNLPTYIKLAYLPSFGKVRLRLSAFGVNKEILEKELNAKVNEVYQLIPEIITGLDDDASLEKRIGVLLKSKNKTIATAESLTGGKIASTLVSVAGSSAYYKGSFVTYSAETKISLLGVSEEIIKTHTVVSKEVALEMAKGAKEKLKTDYVISVTGNAGPTTDNTDKSVGVVYIALISDEKEIVEEFSFGQPREKVINRTVSKALEMLQKELT from the coding sequence ATGAAAGCAGAAATAATAACGATTGGAGACGAGATTTTAATCGGACAAATTGTAGATACAAATTCACAATGGATTGGTCAACAATTAAATAAAATAGGTGTTTCTGTATATCAAATTACTTCCATTCAAGATGAAGAGCAACATATTTTAAATGCTTTTAAGGAAGCGCAAGAAAGAGCAGATATTGTAATTATTACAGGAGGTTTAGGCCCCACAAAAGATGATATTACCAAGAAAACAATAGCTAAATTTTTTAATGACGATAAAATTGTAGAATATCCAGAAGTTATAACACATATTAAAGGATTGTTCAAAAAAATAAATCATCCATTTAAAGAAATTCAACGAACACAAGCACAATTGCCTTCCAAAGCAATCTTATTAAAAAACAATTTTGGTACAGCTCCAGGTATGTGGTTTTTCGAAAATAAGACTGTTTTTGTATCACTTCCAGGTGTTCCGTATGAAATGAAAGGGTTAATTACGAATGAAGTGTTGCCAAGAATTCAAAAACAATTTAAACTACCATTTATACTTCATAAAACAATTATGACGTATGGACAAGGAGAAAGCACCATCGCAGAAAGAATAGAAGATTTCGAAAATAATTTACCAACTTATATAAAATTGGCATATTTGCCCTCATTTGGGAAAGTTCGTTTGCGATTATCCGCCTTTGGCGTGAATAAAGAAATTTTAGAAAAAGAACTAAATGCAAAAGTAAATGAGGTTTACCAACTCATTCCAGAAATAATTACAGGTTTAGATGATGATGCTTCTTTGGAAAAAAGAATAGGAGTTTTGTTAAAATCCAAAAACAAAACAATTGCAACAGCAGAAAGTTTAACAGGAGGCAAAATTGCATCTACCTTGGTTTCTGTAGCAGGTTCATCAGCCTATTATAAAGGAAGTTTTGTAACCTATTCAGCAGAAACAAAAATAAGTTTATTAGGAGTTTCCGAAGAAATCATAAAAACACACACAGTTGTAAGTAAAGAAGTTGCTTTAGAAATGGCAAAAGGAGCCAAAGAAAAACTAAAAACAGATTATGTAATTTCTGTTACAGGAAATGCAGGGCCAACAACCGATAATACCGATAAAAGTGTTGGTGTTGTTTACATAGCATTAATTTCTGATGAAAAAGAAATCGTCGAAGAATTCAGTTTTGGGCAACCAAGAGAAAAAGTAATAAACAGAACTGTAAGCAAAGCCTTAGAAATGTTGCAAAAAGAATTAACTTAA
- the ftsY gene encoding signal recognition particle-docking protein FtsY, whose translation MSFFKKIFSKEKKETLDKGLEKTSTNFFNKLSKAVAGKSKVDDDVLDNLEEVLVASDVGVNTTLKIITRIEERVARDKYVGTDELNKILREEIAALLSETNVGNETEFTIPKIPKNTEGKKMPYVLMVVGVNGVGKTTTIGKLASQFKKQGLKVVLGAADTFRAAAIDQLQVWADRTGVPIVRQEMGSDPASVAFDTLKSAVNQDADVVIIDTAGRLHNKVNLMNELTKIKRVMQKVVDDSPHDVLLVLDGSTGQNAFEQAKQFTLATEVTSLAVTKLDGTAKGGVVIGISDQFKIPVKYIGVGEGIEDLQVFNKIEFVDSFFK comes from the coding sequence ATGAGTTTTTTTAAAAAAATATTTTCGAAAGAAAAAAAGGAAACATTAGACAAAGGTTTAGAGAAAACAAGTACAAATTTCTTTAATAAACTTTCTAAAGCAGTTGCTGGAAAATCTAAAGTAGATGACGATGTTTTAGACAATTTAGAAGAGGTTTTAGTAGCATCTGATGTTGGTGTAAACACCACACTTAAAATTATTACAAGAATCGAAGAACGTGTTGCCAGAGATAAATATGTTGGTACAGACGAATTAAATAAAATTCTTAGAGAAGAAATTGCAGCTTTACTATCGGAAACAAATGTTGGCAACGAAACTGAATTTACAATTCCAAAAATCCCTAAAAATACTGAAGGAAAGAAAATGCCTTATGTTTTAATGGTAGTTGGCGTAAATGGAGTTGGCAAAACAACAACTATTGGTAAGTTGGCTTCTCAATTTAAAAAACAAGGATTAAAAGTAGTTTTAGGAGCAGCAGACACTTTTAGAGCAGCAGCAATCGATCAATTACAAGTTTGGGCAGACAGAACAGGTGTGCCAATTGTTCGTCAGGAAATGGGGTCAGATCCTGCTTCTGTAGCTTTCGATACCTTAAAATCGGCAGTAAATCAAGATGCAGATGTCGTAATTATAGATACAGCTGGTAGACTACATAATAAAGTCAATTTAATGAACGAGCTGACCAAAATTAAACGTGTAATGCAAAAAGTGGTAGACGATTCTCCACACGATGTTTTATTAGTTTTAGACGGCTCAACTGGACAAAACGCATTTGAACAAGCCAAACAATTTACATTGGCTACAGAAGTTACGTCTTTGGCAGTTACAAAATTAGACGGAACAGCAAAAGGTGGTGTTGTCATAGGAATTTCCGATCAATTTAAAATTCCCGTAAAATATATTGGAGTAGGAGAAGGAATAGAAGATTTACAAGTCTTCAATAAAATTGAATTTGTAGATTCTTTTTTTAAGTAG
- the rpmB gene encoding 50S ribosomal protein L28, protein MSRVCELTGKKAMVGNNVSHALNRTKRKFDANLMTKRFYIPEEDKWITLKVSASALKNINKKGISAVIKEARANGFLTK, encoded by the coding sequence ATGTCTAGAGTTTGTGAATTAACAGGAAAAAAAGCAATGGTTGGGAATAACGTTTCTCACGCTTTAAATAGAACCAAAAGAAAGTTTGACGCTAATTTAATGACCAAGCGTTTTTACATTCCAGAAGAAGATAAATGGATTACTTTAAAAGTATCTGCTTCTGCATTAAAAAATATTAACAAGAAAGGAATTTCTGCAGTTATAAAAGAAGCGAGAGCTAACGGATTTTTAACTAAATAA
- a CDS encoding 1,4-dihydroxy-2-naphthoyl-CoA synthase: MIQPDWKTAKEYEDITYKKCNGVARIAFNRPNVRNAFRPKTTKELYDAFYDAGEDVTIGVVLLSAEGPSTKDGVYSFCSGGDQKARGHQGYVGEDGYHRLNILEVQRLIRFMPKAVICVVPGWAVGGGHSLHVVCDLTLASKEHAIFKQTDADVTSFDGGYGSAYLAKMVGQKKAREIFFLGRNYSAQEAYEMGMVNAVIPHAELESTAYEWAQEILEKSPTSIKMLKFAMNLTDDGMVGQQVFAGEATRLAYMTDEAKEGRDAFLEKRKPNFLKKWIP; this comes from the coding sequence ATGATACAACCTGATTGGAAAACAGCTAAAGAATATGAAGATATTACCTATAAAAAGTGTAATGGTGTTGCTAGAATAGCCTTTAACAGACCCAATGTTAGAAACGCTTTTCGCCCAAAAACAACCAAAGAATTGTATGATGCTTTCTATGATGCAGGAGAAGATGTAACTATTGGTGTGGTTTTGTTATCTGCTGAAGGACCAAGTACAAAAGATGGAGTATATTCTTTCTGTTCTGGAGGAGATCAAAAAGCGAGAGGACATCAAGGTTATGTTGGAGAAGATGGATACCATCGTTTAAATATTTTAGAAGTACAACGTTTAATAAGATTTATGCCAAAAGCGGTTATTTGTGTCGTTCCAGGTTGGGCAGTAGGTGGAGGCCATTCTTTACATGTAGTTTGCGATTTGACCTTAGCAAGTAAAGAACATGCTATTTTTAAACAAACAGATGCAGATGTAACTTCTTTTGATGGGGGTTATGGTTCTGCTTATTTGGCGAAAATGGTGGGACAAAAAAAGGCAAGAGAAATTTTCTTTTTAGGAAGAAATTATTCAGCTCAAGAAGCGTATGAAATGGGAATGGTAAATGCTGTAATTCCTCATGCTGAATTAGAAAGTACTGCTTACGAATGGGCACAAGAAATTTTAGAAAAATCACCAACCTCTATAAAAATGCTAAAATTCGCAATGAATTTAACGGATGATGGAATGGTTGGTCAACAAGTTTTTGCAGGAGAAGCAACACGTTTGGCTTATATGACAGATGAAGCAAAAGAAGGAAGGGATGCATTTTTGGAGAAAAGAAAACCTAATTTTCTTAAAAAGTGGATACCTTAG